TCAAGAATAACATCCACCCTGTTATGGTGTGTCTTAATCTTATCGGAGTGTGTAGTACCAGCACTTTCTATCATATCAGGGTAAATTGTACCCTGAGCCAGTATCCACTCATCAGAGTTTAAGCCTAATTTCTCAAAGGCCTTTTCCTTTACTGTGATAAACATTTTTCCGATAATGGCACGTTTCTGCTCCGGGTCACTTACTCCATCAAGAGCTGTAAGAAAATCCTGTGATGCATCCTCAATTTTTAGGTTATCATACCCGTTTTCGTGCATGTACTGAAGAACAGCTGAAGATTCCTGGTGACGCATTAAACCATTATCGATATGAAGCCCCAAAACCTTCTGCGGACCAAGAATTTTGTTTAAAAGCGTAAACGCAACAGTAGAATCAACCCCGCCGGAAACAAGCAGAAAGACTTTTTTGTCGCCACAACGATCTCGTATTTCAGACTCTATCTGTTCAATGAAAGCATCAGAATTCCAAGCTCTTGAACATTTACATATATCGATAAAATTACCCAGGATTTTCATCCCATTTGGAGTATCTGTTACTTCAGGATGAAACTGAAGGCCAAATATTTGCCTTTTTCTATCTCCAACAGCAGCGGTCGGACAATTCTCTGTAGTTGCTAAAATTTCAAAACCCGATGGAAGCATCTCGACAGAATCGCCATGACTCATCCAAATCTGCTCATTTTCTGAAAGGCCGGCTAAAATATCCACCGCCTTAAGCACACTCATTGCAGCTCGCCCATATTCTCTGAATTTGCCTCTGCAGATTTTTCCCCCAAGAGTTCTGGCCAGGACCTGATGACCGTAGCAAAGACCCAATACGGGTATCCCAATATCGATTAGCCCCGGATCAATGACCGGACTTTCATTTTCAAGAACACTACGAGGCCCACCGGAAAGAATTATTCCCCTAAACTCTTTTAACCTACTTGTCTGCACATCGCAGGGAAGAATCTCTGAATACACCCCCAGGCGTCTAATCCTGTTTGCAATCAGATGTGAATATTGTCCCCCAAAATCCAATACCGCTATTTTCTCTAAACCTTGTTCTGTCATCTTTGAATTCCCTGAAAGTCTTAAACTACTGCTATATTGCAAAAAAGTTGTTTTAATTCTATATTAAATTAGAGTAAAACTAAAACAAAAACCGAAAATAGTATTAATTACAGTCAAACAATAGAAAAATTTAAATCTTCCAGCAAAATGGTTAAAAAATTATGTCCTCTCAGCATACCACACCAGAATATGTCAGAAAACCACTAAGAAATTTTTTCATCAAAAAA
This is a stretch of genomic DNA from Chitinispirillales bacterium ANBcel5. It encodes these proteins:
- the guaA gene encoding glutamine-hydrolyzing GMP synthase yields the protein MTEQGLEKIAVLDFGGQYSHLIANRIRRLGVYSEILPCDVQTSRLKEFRGIILSGGPRSVLENESPVIDPGLIDIGIPVLGLCYGHQVLARTLGGKICRGKFREYGRAAMSVLKAVDILAGLSENEQIWMSHGDSVEMLPSGFEILATTENCPTAAVGDRKRQIFGLQFHPEVTDTPNGMKILGNFIDICKCSRAWNSDAFIEQIESEIRDRCGDKKVFLLVSGGVDSTVAFTLLNKILGPQKVLGLHIDNGLMRHQESSAVLQYMHENGYDNLKIEDASQDFLTALDGVSDPEQKRAIIGKMFITVKEKAFEKLGLNSDEWILAQGTIYPDMIESAGTTHSDKIKTHHNRVDVILELIEKGLVVEPLAQLYKDEVRELGEALGIPKSLVWRHPFPGPGLGVRTLCSDGAQVVISQQDQDQLENITADSGYSASILPIRSVGVQGDERTYAYPALICGEKPDWTALESISTRITNNLKSVNRVIYGLNTQGNNQYKLHKAYLTRERLDKLRSVDKVVTEALHKSGEYGEIWQMPVVLLPLINQSGEECVVLRPIVSQEAMTARFVPLAQETLETILNNASAIKGIGDIFFDITHKPPATIEWE